TGCGGCCCCGTAGGATTCATCGGACTGGCAGTGCCGCACATCACCCGGCTGCTGTTTGATAACGCCGACCACCGGATACTGATGCCGGGCACCATGCTGACAGGACTTATCGCCATGCTGATATGCGACATCATCGCCAAGAAATTCCTGCTGCCGGTGAATTGTATCACCGCACTGCTGGGAGTTCCGGTTATTTTATGGGTAATAGGTAAAAACTTGCGTATATTCAAATGATTCAACTCAAAGACCTGACACTGGGATACGAACAGCGTACGCTGCTGGAAAAAGTCTCCGCCCACATCACGGGAGGACAACTCGTCGCACTGCTCGGCAGAAACGGCACAGGAAAAAGTACACTGCTGCGTGCCGTCATGGGACTGGAAAAGCCCCAAAACGGAGAGATTATCCTGCACGGGAATAACATCGCTTCACTGAAACCGGAAGAACTGGCACGGAACATCAGCTTCGTCACCACCGACAAAGTGCGCATTGCCAACCTGCGATGCAGAGACGTCGTCGCACTGGGACGTGCTCCCTATACCAACTGGCTCGGTCAGCTGCAAGGAGAAGACAAGGAGAAGGTGGACAACGCCATGCACCTGGTAGGCATGGACAGTTATGCGGAAAAGACGATGGACAAAATGTCCGACGGAGAATGCCAACGCATCATGATAGCCCGTGCCCTTGCACAGGACACTCCTGTCATCCTGCTCGACGAACCTACCGCCTTCCTTGACTTGCCCAACCGCTACGAACTCTGTCTGCTTCTCCGGAAGCTGACGCAAAAGGAAGGAAAGTGTATCCTGTTTTCCACACACGACCTGGACATCGCTCTCTCACTTTGCGACACAATCATGCTGATTGATAATCCTCAACTCTACAGCCTGCCTACCAATGAGATGATAACGAGCGGACATATAGAAAGACTGTTCCATAACGAGTCAATCACATTTGACGCACAAGCCATGAAAATAAGAATCAGATAAATATCCCATATCCTGATTTAACAAAAACAAGCATGACAGGCGGAAATTATCAAATGATAATTTTAATCTCCTTACATCCATCTACCTTTGCAGATGTTTTCAACAAACTAAAAATAAGAAGTTATGAAAGATAGTATTGATTTCGGTAGTATGGACATCTCCACATTGTTTCGTAAGTTATTAGTTCCTACGGTACTGGGAATGGTATTCTCAGCTATATTCGTTATTACAGACGGCATATTCGTAGGTAAGGGAATAGGCAGTGACGCCCTAGCTGCCGTCAATATAACAGCTCCACTTTTTATGATCGCAACAGGCATCGGACTAATGTTCGGAGTCGGAGGCTCAGTAGTCGCTTCCATCTATCTGTCTCAAGGTAAACGCAAGGCAGCAAATATCAACATTACTCAGGCTCTTGTATTCTCTACGTTCATCGTATTAGTGATGTCTGCTTTATGTTTTTGCTTCGTAGGGCCATTGGGATGCTTACTCGGAAGTTCAGACAGATTATTGCCTCTTGTCATAGAATATATGATCTGGTATCTACCCTTCCTCGTATTCTATGAGTTATTGAGCACAGGCATGTTTTTCATCCGGCTGGACGGATCTCCCAATTATGCCATGATGTGCAATGCCATCGCAGCTATATTCAATATTATATTCGACTATATTTTCATCTTTGAATTTGGCTGGGGAATGATGGGTGCTGCCTTTGCCACCAGCCTGGGAACAGTAGTAGGTGGATTGATGACTGTAATCTATCTTACGCGGTTCTCCCGCAACATTCATTTGCATCGCATCAAGCTAAGTTTGAAAAGCCTGATGCTAACGCTCCGTAACGGTGGCTATATGATAAAACTGGGAACTTCCGCTTTCATCAGTGAGGCTTCCATCGCCTGTATGATGTTTTTAGGGAATTATGTCTTTATCCATCATCTCGGAGAAGACGGAGTAGCTGCGTTCAGCATTGCCTGCTACTTCTTCCCCATCATCTTTATGGTATACAATGCCATCGCACAATCCGCACAGCCGATTATCAGCTATAATTTCGGTGCCGGGCAACCGGATCGGGTTCGAAAAGCCCTACATCTTGCCATCCGTACAGCTTTAATTTGCGGAATCAGCTTTTTCATCATCACGTTTCTATGCCGTCAGAATATTGTTTCGTTGTTCATTGACCGAAGCTGTCCGGCCTTTGATATTGCGGTCAATGGCATTCCTTATTTTGGGGTTGGATTCATATTTTTTGCCGCCAATATGATAGGCATCGGCTATTACCAGAGCATCAGACGAGGTCAACGAGCCACCATCATCACTCTTCTGCGGGGAGTGGTATTCATGCTGATCGGATTCTTTGTACTTCCACTTGTTTTAGGAGTACCGGGAATATGGCTGGCGGTTTCGTTGGCAGAATTGTTAACGACTCTCTATATTATCGGAATTTATTTCAAAGATCGCTTCATGGTCCACCGACTATGAGTATATTTGCAACATGGATGCATTCATTAAAAAACTCTGCGACAAATATAAAGTATTGGAAAGTGACGTACAGACCTTACTAGGCTGTATGGAGGAAGTACATTTCAAAAAGAGAGACCTCATTGTACGTGAAGGGACAAAGAACAGCAACCTTTATTTTATAAAAACGGGAATATGGCGGGCATATTACCACAAAGACGGAGCAGATGCCACCATCTGGTTCGCTTCAGACGGAGAAGCAGCTTTCTCCGTCTGGGGATATGCAGACAATGCTTATTCACTGATTAATATTGAAGCAATGTGCGACAGTGTAGCCTACAGTATATCCCGCGCAACCTTGAATCAATTATATCATTCTTCCATCGGACTAGCCAATCTGGGACTGCGGCTGATGGATCACCAGCTTCTTCTGCAAGAAAACTGGCTCATCAACTCCGGCAGTCCACGAGCGAAGGAACGTTACCTGACTCTTATCAAGGAGACTCCGGAACTGTTGCAATATGTGCCTTTAAAGTACATTGCATCTTATCTGTGGATAACACCGCAGTCGCTGAGCAGGATTCGGGCATCCTTATAATCTTCACTTTTTTTATGAGTATAAGATCAAATATTTCTCTCAAACTCAAGTGAATAAATAAAACTGTCCGCACGATAATATCCTATATTCCATTCCAACGGACACCCTTCGGGATCATAAACAAACCTTTTACGCACCAAAATTGGATCTCCGACCTTTATCTCAAGCTTACCAGCAATGTACTTGTCAGCCAGCCTGGCACTAATATCTTCTTTAGAAACTTTTGCAATAGCATGATAATCTCTTTCCAATATCTCATAAAGAGGTCTGGAGAAATCCTCACTTCCTGTTAAACCTATTTTAGGATTAAAATAGGATATAAAGTACACGAAAGGGTATTCTTGATTTCCACGTAAACGCTCTAACTTCAGTATTCTTTTTACATCAGGAGCATTAAAAAAAAGGGCTATATCATCTGTAGGCTTTGTCCAGCTAACATGAAGTTCATAATTCATTGGTACAATTCCCAAAGTTTTCATTTCCTGTGTGAAACTCATCCAATTCTGAGCTTTGGAACATACAGCTGAATTTACAACAACTGTACCTACTCCCTTTTTCCTCATCAGCAATCCTTCGTTCACAAGGTTATTAATCGCCTGTCTCAAGGTATTACGAGATATGCCCAATTGTTTAGACAAATCAATTTCATTTGGAAGCATTTTACCTTGTTTATATTCCTCCCCTTTGATAATAGTCCTCAACTGTTCTTCTATCTGAAGATAAAGGGGGATTGCGCTGTTATGGTTAACTAATATCTTCATGATTAACTTTTTTACAAAGATAAAAATAAAAATAAAAACAGGCAATACTTTTTGTTCTTTTCAAGAAAAAGAATACATTTGCAAATGTTTATATGTTCAGACATACTAATTAATTAAATCATAATAACTATGAAGTATTATTTGGGAATAGACATAGGTGGTACACATATAAAAGGTGGAATCGTCAACCTTCTAACGAATGACATTCATCAAAACATACTATCTCACGAAGAACTGAATGCCACAGATTCAACATCAAGCATCATTACGAAAGTCAGAAAAGTTATTACTGACATTCAAGCCTGTATGCCCCTATCTAAATTAGGCGGAATCGGTATAGCCATGCCCGGTCCTTGCGACTATGCCAAAGGTATAGTTGCCATTTATGGTGTGCCAAAGTTTCAGTCACTTTTCGGTCTTAACCTTAAAGAAGAAATTAAAAAAGTATCTGACCTGAATACTGTTTTCATAAATGACGCATCCGCTTATGCCCTTGGAGAGTATTATGCAGGAGCAGCAAAAGACACAAGTAGAAGCATTATAGTCACAATCGGCACCGGACTTGGAAGTACATTTCTTGAAAATGATACTGTTTTGAACGAACTGACAGAAGGAATACCTGAACATGGATATCTCTACAACATACCTTACCGAGACGGAATGGCAGATGACTTTTTTTCGACAAGATGGTTTGTAAATACATGGAATATGCTATTTCCAGATAAAAAGGTAACTGGCGTAAAAGAAATCGCACTACGCGCTTCGAACGGAGACAATAATGCACAGTCATTATTTGAAAACTTCGCTTCAAATTTCGTAGAATTCATAACCCCATTCCTGCTAAATTTTAAACCGGAGAAACTTATTATAGGAGGAAATATAGCGAAAGCTTCTGACTTCTTTTTAGATAATATTCAGTTTCAATTAAAGAAACTCAATTTAATCACTAAAATAGATATCTGTAAATTATGGGATATGTCGCCATTAATCGGATCTGCTATTTACACAAGCAACATACTTGAAAATATGGAAAATACAAAAGAGAAAAGACACACACAGCAATTTATTGCACCTACTAACTCTACTGCCACCCCATCAGGAGAATATGATATATACCCGGCATTTCCATTGGGAAAAGGCAAAATTGGGAAAGGTATAAACCAACTAGCTGACTGGATAGAAAAGCATTCCCAAATAAAAATAGATGGTTATATTGGAGTCTTTTGGGATGAATTAATCATTAAGTTAGGAGAAGAACTCAGAAAAAGAGGAAAGAATGTGCGATTCTTTCATTCCAGTGTAGCAATGAAAGATCCACAGACTATTGAAAAAATGATTGCTCCTTATCTTGGAGGAGATAATCCGTTATTCGGCACCATTACTGATAAGCATTTGGTTAATTGGTTTGATGAAAATAAGCTTAATTCCATACAACCTGACCCGGAAGCAGATTTAAATATATTTATAGGTACAGGAGCAGCCCTATCTCAATGGAAAGCTCCCCTGATTTATATTGATATTCCTAAAAATGAGATTCAGTTTAGAATGCGCGCCGGAGCCATCAATAATTTAGGATTAGATTATCGAAAAGACAATCAACAGGCTTACAAACAACTATATTTTGTAGACTGGATTGTTCTTAATAAGCACAAAAAGCAATGCCTGCCTCTGATTGACCTACTTATTGACGGACAAAGAGAATGGGATGAACTATTAATGATTTCAGGAAATGACCTACGAGAAGGATTGCACAAAATGAGCCGCAATTTCTTCAGAGTTCGTCCATGGTTCGAGCCTGGCGCCTGGGGAGGACAATGGATGAAAAATCATATTCAAGGATTAAATAAAGAAGTAAATAATCTGGCATGGTCTTTTGAACTGATGGTACTTGAAAACGGACTAATGCTGGAGAGTGACGGATATCGGCTTGAAGTATCTTTCGATTTTCTTATGTATAGTGATTATCAGAATATATTAGGAGAATGTTCGGAAACATTTAAGTACGATTTCCCGATACGTTTCGACTTTCTAGACACCTTTGACGGAGATAATCTTTCTATCCAATGCCATCCACGCCCCCGATATATACAAGAGCATTTTAACATGCCATTCACCCAAGATGAGACATATTACATATTGGATTGTAAAAACTCGCCATGTGTATATTTAGGCTTTCAAGACAACATCGTCCCTGAGGAATTCCAATATACCTTGGAACGAAGTCAACAAAAAGCAACGAAGGTAGAGATAGAAAGGTTTGTTCAAAAACACCAAGCTAAAAAGCACGATTTCTTTCTTATTCCCAATGGCACCATACATGCTTCAGGAAAAGATTGCGTGGTATTGGAAATAAGTAGCGCACCCTATATTTTCACATTTAAAATGTACGACTGGATACGCATGGGATTAGACGGGAAACCACGACCTCTAAACATTCAACACGGAATGAATAATCTATATTTTGAAAGAAAAGGGGAAAAAGTAATCCAGGAATTGATATGCCATCCATATATCATGAAAGAAAATCAGGAGTGTACTATAGAGCATCTACCTACTCATAAAGAGCATTTTTATGATGTATATCGTTACACCTTCAAAGACCGTATT
This sequence is a window from Bacteroides thetaiotaomicron VPI-5482. Protein-coding genes within it:
- a CDS encoding ABC transporter ATP-binding protein, whose translation is MIQLKDLTLGYEQRTLLEKVSAHITGGQLVALLGRNGTGKSTLLRAVMGLEKPQNGEIILHGNNIASLKPEELARNISFVTTDKVRIANLRCRDVVALGRAPYTNWLGQLQGEDKEKVDNAMHLVGMDSYAEKTMDKMSDGECQRIMIARALAQDTPVILLDEPTAFLDLPNRYELCLLLRKLTQKEGKCILFSTHDLDIALSLCDTIMLIDNPQLYSLPTNEMITSGHIERLFHNESITFDAQAMKIRIR
- a CDS encoding GntR family transcriptional regulator, with translation MKILVNHNSAIPLYLQIEEQLRTIIKGEEYKQGKMLPNEIDLSKQLGISRNTLRQAINNLVNEGLLMRKKGVGTVVVNSAVCSKAQNWMSFTQEMKTLGIVPMNYELHVSWTKPTDDIALFFNAPDVKRILKLERLRGNQEYPFVYFISYFNPKIGLTGSEDFSRPLYEILERDYHAIAKVSKEDISARLADKYIAGKLEIKVGDPILVRKRFVYDPEGCPLEWNIGYYRADSFIYSLEFERNI
- a CDS encoding Crp/Fnr family transcriptional regulator, which produces MDAFIKKLCDKYKVLESDVQTLLGCMEEVHFKKRDLIVREGTKNSNLYFIKTGIWRAYYHKDGADATIWFASDGEAAFSVWGYADNAYSLINIEAMCDSVAYSISRATLNQLYHSSIGLANLGLRLMDHQLLLQENWLINSGSPRAKERYLTLIKETPELLQYVPLKYIASYLWITPQSLSRIRASL
- a CDS encoding MATE family efflux transporter, producing the protein MKDSIDFGSMDISTLFRKLLVPTVLGMVFSAIFVITDGIFVGKGIGSDALAAVNITAPLFMIATGIGLMFGVGGSVVASIYLSQGKRKAANINITQALVFSTFIVLVMSALCFCFVGPLGCLLGSSDRLLPLVIEYMIWYLPFLVFYELLSTGMFFIRLDGSPNYAMMCNAIAAIFNIIFDYIFIFEFGWGMMGAAFATSLGTVVGGLMTVIYLTRFSRNIHLHRIKLSLKSLMLTLRNGGYMIKLGTSAFISEASIACMMFLGNYVFIHHLGEDGVAAFSIACYFFPIIFMVYNAIAQSAQPIISYNFGAGQPDRVRKALHLAIRTALICGISFFIITFLCRQNIVSLFIDRSCPAFDIAVNGIPYFGVGFIFFAANMIGIGYYQSIRRGQRATIITLLRGVVFMLIGFFVLPLVLGVPGIWLAVSLAELLTTLYIIGIYFKDRFMVHRL
- a CDS encoding ROK family protein produces the protein MKYYLGIDIGGTHIKGGIVNLLTNDIHQNILSHEELNATDSTSSIITKVRKVITDIQACMPLSKLGGIGIAMPGPCDYAKGIVAIYGVPKFQSLFGLNLKEEIKKVSDLNTVFINDASAYALGEYYAGAAKDTSRSIIVTIGTGLGSTFLENDTVLNELTEGIPEHGYLYNIPYRDGMADDFFSTRWFVNTWNMLFPDKKVTGVKEIALRASNGDNNAQSLFENFASNFVEFITPFLLNFKPEKLIIGGNIAKASDFFLDNIQFQLKKLNLITKIDICKLWDMSPLIGSAIYTSNILENMENTKEKRHTQQFIAPTNSTATPSGEYDIYPAFPLGKGKIGKGINQLADWIEKHSQIKIDGYIGVFWDELIIKLGEELRKRGKNVRFFHSSVAMKDPQTIEKMIAPYLGGDNPLFGTITDKHLVNWFDENKLNSIQPDPEADLNIFIGTGAALSQWKAPLIYIDIPKNEIQFRMRAGAINNLGLDYRKDNQQAYKQLYFVDWIVLNKHKKQCLPLIDLLIDGQREWDELLMISGNDLREGLHKMSRNFFRVRPWFEPGAWGGQWMKNHIQGLNKEVNNLAWSFELMVLENGLMLESDGYRLEVSFDFLMYSDYQNILGECSETFKYDFPIRFDFLDTFDGDNLSIQCHPRPRYIQEHFNMPFTQDETYYILDCKNSPCVYLGFQDNIVPEEFQYTLERSQQKATKVEIERFVQKHQAKKHDFFLIPNGTIHASGKDCVVLEISSAPYIFTFKMYDWIRMGLDGKPRPLNIQHGMNNLYFERKGEKVIQELICHPYIMKENQECTIEHLPTHKEHFYDVYRYTFKDRIQMNTENTCHVCMIVEGDSVCIETEDGMKQRFNYAETFVIPAAARSYTIINENPDKRIMLVKAFVKKEVTLK